CGCTCGGTGTTGCCGCCGGAGATGGGGATGACGGTGGCGCCGAGGCGCTCGCCGCCGCCGTGCGCGCCGAGGCCGCCGGTGAACAGTCCGTAGCCGTAGGCGTTCTGGAGCACGTCGTCGCCGCACATGCCGGCCATGACGAACGAGCGCAGCATGACCTCGCTCCACACGCCGAGGTCCTCCCGCGTGTAGCCGACGACAATGGGCTTGCCGGTGGTGCCGCTGGAGGCGTGGATGCGCACGACGTTGCCCATCGGCTCGGCGAAGAGTCCGTAGGGGTAGGTGTCGCGCAGGTCGTTCTTGTCGGTGAAGGGGAGCTTGGCGAGGTCGTCAAGCGAGCGCACGTCGTCGGGCGTGAGGCCACGCTCGTCCATGCGCCGGCGGAAGAGCGCGACGCGCTCGTGGCAGCGGCGGACGGTTTCCTGCAGGCGCGCGAGCTGGAGGGCGTGCAGGGCGTCCGGCTCCATGTAGTCGGGCGCGCATTCGGGGCGGAGGTCGTGCTTCATCGGGCGTGGCTCCTTCCCAGCTCAAACGCGGAGAGGTTGGCGTCGAGCAGCTTTGCGGGAAACGTGTCGCGGATGACGGCGCGCCAGTCCTCCGCCGGCACGTCGGCGAATTCGCGGCTGAGCATCCCGATCATGGCGGAGTTGAGCGCGCGCTTGTTGGCCAGCGCCGACTGGTCGAGCGTCGAGGCGCGGAGGATGACGGTGCGCGGCGAGCAGTCCGCCTCGTAGAGCGGGAGCTGGTCGTCCTGGAAGAGCACCAAAAAATCCGTCCCGCCCGCGGGAATCATCGGGCTGAAGACTTTTTCGCCGGCGCGCACGTCGCTGCAAACCGAGCCGCCGCGCTGGCTCATGCCGTGGACCTCGGCTTTTTTCACGTCCAGCCCGCGCCGGAAAAACACCTCGGCGAGGATCCGCGTGGCGGTGAGCACGCCCATGCCGCCGAGTCCGGCGATTTTCACGTTGACCATTTGGGTTTTCATTTTTTTTCGCCTCCCGCCGCCTTCGCGGCTGCCACGGCGGCGAGCACGCAGGGCCGCCGCGAGACAAAGACCGCGAGTTGTTCCTTTTCGAGCGCGTCGCGCACCGCGGCCTCGAATGCCTCCTCGTCACGCAACGGGTCGAACGTCTCCACGCGCGGAATGTTCATCGCGCGCGCGATTTTTTCGTAGTCAATCTTGCCGGCCGGGCTGCCATCGAGGTGCCTGCCGGTGCCGGGGTGGTGCTGCTGGCCGGTCATCGCGGTGGTCGCGTTGTCGAGGATGACGAGCACGTGGCCGGTGGGCGGCGTGTTGTAGGCCATCTCGGCCAGGCCGGTCAGCCCGCTGTGGAAAAATGTGCTGTCGCCGATCACGCTCACCACGCGCCGCGCCTCCTCGCGCGGCAGCGTGTGCCGCAGGCCGAGGCCGACGCCGATGCCCGCGCCCATGCAGATTTGCGTGTGCAGCGCGGAGAGTGGCGGCGTGGCCGCGAGCGTGTAGCAGCCGATGTCGCCCGCGACGAAGCAGCCGAGTTTCTTGAGCGAGGCAAACGTGCGCGAGTGCGGGCAGCCCGCGCAAAGCTGCGGCGGCACGGCGCGCGGCGGCGGCGGCTCCGGCGTGGCGTCGCCGGCGAGGAGGCGGCGCACCCGCGCGACGTTCAGCTCGCCGAAGCGGAACAGCTCCGGCGCGCCCTCGATTTTGCCGCCGGCGGCGCGGATGGCGTCGGCCAGCACCGGGTCGTTCTCCTCGATCACAAACGCGCGCGCCGCCGAGCGGACGAACGCAAGCACGGCGTTCATCGGCGGCGGATAAACCATGCCAATCTTGAAAAACGCGGCCTCCGGCGCGGCTTCGCGCGCGTATTGAAACGACGAGCCGGCGGTGACGATGCCCAGTGGCGCGGCCTTCCCGGCACCGTTGTCGCCGTCGCCGCCGAGGCGCAGATTCGGCCCCTCGGCCTCGTTCCACGCGGCGATTTCCGCGAGCTTGGCGCGCAACCGCTGGTGCGCCGGGCGCGCATGGCCGGGCACCATCACGTGGCGCGAAATGTCCGCCGGCGGCTTCAGCTCCTCCGGCGCCGGCGCCTCCGTCGGCGCGCGCGGCACGACGACGGAGCCGGAATGGCAGACGCGCGTCGTGAGCTTGAGCAGCACCGGGATGTGCCAGCGTCGCGAAAGCTCGAACGCCAGCCGTGTGAAATCGTAGGCGTCCTGCGAGTCCGACGGCTCCAGCAACGGCACCCCGGCGGCCACCGCGTAGCGGCGCGAGTCCTGCTCGTTCTGGCTCGACGCCATGCCCGGGTCGTCGGCGACCACGAACACCAGCGCGCCGTCCACCCCGCTGTAGGCGGCGGTGAAAAGCACGTCGGAGGCGACATTGAGGCCGACATGCTTCATGGTGACGAACGCGCCGGCGCCGGCGAACGCGACGCCGAGCGCGACCTCGGCGGCGACCTTTTCGTTTGGCGCCCATTCCGCCGGGCCGCCGAGCCGGTTGAACTCATCCAAAATCTCGCTCGAAGGCGTCCCGGGGTAGCCGGTGCCGCGCGCCGCGCCCGCGTGCCGGGCGCCGAGCGCCACGGCCTCGTTGCCCATGAGGAAATGCCGCGGCACCGGCGCGGACTTCTGATACAAAGGGGTTTCCATGATAAACGTTCCATTTTGAAGGGTACAATCCCCAGCGACGCAACCCCGAATAACCGGGGCCGGAATCTTTGGGCGGCGACTCAAAATGATGTCACCCCGCGGAACCTTTCCGGTTCTTCGCTATTTGGAACGGCTGTTTTCACGGCAAGGACGCAGAACCGGGTCACAGCATGCACAGAGCTCCGACACGGAGTTCAGGGAGGTTTATGATATCTCCAAACGAAAGTTATATTTTGGGTAGGGCGAGGCGTCCCGCCGAGCCGCGGGCGACCAACGGCTCGGCGGGACGCCTCGCCCTACCTTGATAAGTCTATAACTTACTATGTAACAATATCTTTTGAAATTTCATTTGCATGGCAGGCTGTCGCTTCGTTCGAAACTCCTCCTGACAGACATCGGAAGCTGCCGGCAGTTTTTGAAAATTCATCGACGCGGCGCAGGGCAGCGCGTTGGACGCGTCGCCGACTTCGCCTCATGGCTGCGATAGCCGCTTCGCGACGGCTCATTGCCGGCGTTTGTCCATGATCACGCGCTGGCCAGGCGGTTGGCGGTGTTGAGGTGGTCGGCGCCGGTGTATTTCTCGGATTGCTCGTCGGCGTGGTAGCTGGAGCGCACCAGCGGGCCGCTTTCGATCACGCCGATGCCGAGCGCGAGGCCGGACTTTTTCCAGTGCGCAAACTCCTCCGGCGGCACCCAGCGTTTCACGGGCCAGTGCTTGGGCGTGGGCTGGAGATACTGGCCGATGGTGACGATGTCGGTGCGGTCGTCGGCGATGTCGCGGAGGGTCTGCTCGATCTCGTGCCGCTCCTCGCCGAGGCCGAGCATGATGCCGGTCTTGGTGGTGAAGCCGCGGGCTTTCGCGTGGCGGAGGACGGAGCGGGAGCGGTCGTAGCGGGCCTGCACGCGCACGGGTTTTTGCAGGCGTTCGACGGTCTCCATGTTGTGATTGAAAATGTCGGGGCGCGCGTCGAGGACGGTGTCAACGTGCTCCATGTTGCCCTTGAAGTCGGGGACGAGGACTTCGATGGCGGTGCGGGGGTTGCGGTAGCGGATGGCGCGGATGGTGGCGGCCCACACGGAGGCGCCGCCGTCGAGCAGTTCGTCGCGGGCGACCGAGGTGATGACGCAATGGCGCAGGCCCATCCGGGCGACGGATTCGGCGACGCGCGCGGGTTCGCCGAGATCGAGTTCGGTGGGGCGTCCGGTGGCGATGGCGCAGAAGTTGCACGAGCGGGTGCAGATGTTGCCGAGGATCATCACGGTGGCGGTGCCGCGGGTCCAGCATTCGCCGAGGTTCGGGCACTGCGCGCTCTGGCAGACGGTGTGGAGGTGCTGGTTGTCCACGAGTTTGCGCACGGCGGCGTAACCGGTGCCGGTGGGAAGCTTGGCGCGGAGCCAGGAGGGTTTGCGCGTGGTGTCGGTGTCGGGCATGGGCGGAGGAGAAGTATCAAGTAACAAGTCGCAAGTAACAAGATGGATGTGTGCGCGAAACGCCTATCCGGCCTGGTCGTGCCAGCGCGGCCAGAGTTGCCAGAATTCGTCGTGGAGGACGCGTTTCACTTCGTCGGGGTCCACGTAGCGGCCGAACTCGGATTGCATGGAGGTCACGGTGCCGTCGCTGGCGGCGATGCCGCAGGGGACGATGCCGCCGAAGTGGCCGAGGTTGACGTTTACGTTGAGGGCGAAGCCGTGGTAGGCGACCCAGCGGCGGACGGCCACGCCGATGGCGGCGACCTTGCGCGGGCCGAGCCAGATGCCGGTCTTGCCGGGGCGGCGCGCGGCGGCGAGGCCGAGGTTGCCGAGGGTGTTGATCAGGACTTGCTCGAGGAGGCGCAGGTAGGCGTGCAGGTCCTTGCGCGGCGCGAGGGAGACGACGGGGTAGCCGACGATCTGCCCGGGGCCATGGTAGGTGATGTCGCCGCCGCGGTTGGTGCGGATGACTTCGACGCCTTCGGCGCGGAGCCGGGCTTCGTCCCAAAGGAGGTTGCCTTCGGCGCCGCCGCGCATGCCGATGGTGAAAACGGGGTCGTGCTCGGTGAGGACGAGCGTGTCGGTGATGCGGTTCTCGATGCGTTGCGTGACGAGTTCGTCCTGCATGCGCCAGGCGGCGTCATAACGCGTGCGGCCCCAGTCCAGCGTGACGGGCTCCGGCGCGGGGAACCCGGGCGCGGGCGGTGGCGTCGGGAGGACGGTGAGGTGCGGCGGCGGCGTTGGCGACTGCGCGGGCATGGGGCGGGAGTGTCGCAGGTTTGCGCGGCGGCGCAATCCCTCACGGCGTCGCGGCGGGGCGAATCACAAATTTTTGAGTAACACCAATTCCGAATGAAATTCACTCTTCTGGGTAGGGCGAGGCGTCCCCGCCGAGCCGTGGACCAGCAACGGCTCGGCGGGGACGCCTCGCCCTACCTAAAGTCTAA
This genomic stretch from Termitidicoccus mucosus harbors:
- a CDS encoding 2-oxoacid:acceptor oxidoreductase family protein — protein: MKTQMVNVKIAGLGGMGVLTATRILAEVFFRRGLDVKKAEVHGMSQRGGSVCSDVRAGEKVFSPMIPAGGTDFLVLFQDDQLPLYEADCSPRTVILRASTLDQSALANKRALNSAMIGMLSREFADVPAEDWRAVIRDTFPAKLLDANLSAFELGRSHAR
- a CDS encoding thiamine pyrophosphate-dependent enzyme, which gives rise to METPLYQKSAPVPRHFLMGNEAVALGARHAGAARGTGYPGTPSSEILDEFNRLGGPAEWAPNEKVAAEVALGVAFAGAGAFVTMKHVGLNVASDVLFTAAYSGVDGALVFVVADDPGMASSQNEQDSRRYAVAAGVPLLEPSDSQDAYDFTRLAFELSRRWHIPVLLKLTTRVCHSGSVVVPRAPTEAPAPEELKPPADISRHVMVPGHARPAHQRLRAKLAEIAAWNEAEGPNLRLGGDGDNGAGKAAPLGIVTAGSSFQYAREAAPEAAFFKIGMVYPPPMNAVLAFVRSAARAFVIEENDPVLADAIRAAGGKIEGAPELFRFGELNVARVRRLLAGDATPEPPPPRAVPPQLCAGCPHSRTFASLKKLGCFVAGDIGCYTLAATPPLSALHTQICMGAGIGVGLGLRHTLPREEARRVVSVIGDSTFFHSGLTGLAEMAYNTPPTGHVLVILDNATTAMTGQQHHPGTGRHLDGSPAGKIDYEKIARAMNIPRVETFDPLRDEEAFEAAVRDALEKEQLAVFVSRRPCVLAAVAAAKAAGGEKK
- the lipA gene encoding lipoyl synthase, with amino-acid sequence MPDTDTTRKPSWLRAKLPTGTGYAAVRKLVDNQHLHTVCQSAQCPNLGECWTRGTATVMILGNICTRSCNFCAIATGRPTELDLGEPARVAESVARMGLRHCVITSVARDELLDGGASVWAATIRAIRYRNPRTAIEVLVPDFKGNMEHVDTVLDARPDIFNHNMETVERLQKPVRVQARYDRSRSVLRHAKARGFTTKTGIMLGLGEERHEIEQTLRDIADDRTDIVTIGQYLQPTPKHWPVKRWVPPEEFAHWKKSGLALGIGVIESGPLVRSSYHADEQSEKYTGADHLNTANRLASA
- the lipB gene encoding lipoyl(octanoyl) transferase LipB, giving the protein MPAQSPTPPPHLTVLPTPPPAPGFPAPEPVTLDWGRTRYDAAWRMQDELVTQRIENRITDTLVLTEHDPVFTIGMRGGAEGNLLWDEARLRAEGVEVIRTNRGGDITYHGPGQIVGYPVVSLAPRKDLHAYLRLLEQVLINTLGNLGLAAARRPGKTGIWLGPRKVAAIGVAVRRWVAYHGFALNVNVNLGHFGGIVPCGIAASDGTVTSMQSEFGRYVDPDEVKRVLHDEFWQLWPRWHDQAG